A stretch of Treponema vincentii F0403 DNA encodes these proteins:
- a CDS encoding HD family phosphohydrolase — translation MKDENNSGYIKSVVLPSIAGFFRKLKDGFRAEKVFSILFILSFFVVIAAMLFTTLDRGGLAYLNLDEFAVGRVAERDVVADRAISYTDQAATEIRKAARLQTIAPIFRQDTELVSDTLKKYDEFVSFTLALHNETASIFEARMQEQYPGFFNTQVLKNLQQQKQFNGILSAAQTIVKQLMAVGIAEFPEKGLEGFNQSEITLLTRNGNNREYINIQTSAVIKKENLDAYIKNAIRSLSTSLDPEITAALIRPFLQPTIIYDEKETEVRVQETLKQVQPVIVTIQKNQKIIKRGFIITTENYRQLQAYSDAGNYLDLSKFLGLSAFILCLYIVGAFMFSLQATGERLQESRKVFLLMISLAVYLIVLFTAKALSLVQALDIIPFIPAALTAMLVATLISTRIAIRIVFLIMLIVLTATGFKLEPALFALFSGLSAVSLTNLTGRRMDLIKTACQLAVIHPIITFVLCSMFPDSYGDFVFVLFGSVINGFISGIFVLGFLPILEDRMNTPTCFRLMELSDLNSPTMKQMLLTASGTYNHTMMVATLAEAACREIGADALLARVGAYYHDIGKMANSEYFVENQTSYNKHLDLNPRLSAAIIRSHVKIGVEKAESMRLPREVIDIIGQHHGNSLVQYFYAKAKELDPNVSPKDFSYPGQPPRTKEAAVVMLADVSEAACRTLDHPSVPRLEKFIAKLVKGKMESGQLDNCDLTLRELRIIQESFVTTLAGYYHSRIKYPNQKDPDEKEGEGKTAGEKNMVQGAAEKTADEKSAESEAASEKESEKKLVPQGFPVMKGISPGVKNYLEIDLGLESPETSASEAGQSSTAAPEQTAALTPNQQEGKDNKEERNE, via the coding sequence ATGAAAGACGAAAACAATTCCGGATATATTAAATCAGTCGTATTGCCGTCCATAGCGGGTTTCTTCCGTAAGCTTAAAGACGGTTTTAGGGCTGAAAAAGTTTTTTCCATTCTGTTTATTTTAAGTTTTTTTGTTGTTATCGCAGCAATGCTGTTCACAACGCTTGACAGGGGCGGCCTTGCATACTTAAACCTTGATGAGTTTGCCGTAGGCAGGGTAGCGGAACGCGATGTCGTTGCAGATAGGGCTATTTCTTATACGGATCAGGCCGCTACGGAGATTAGAAAGGCTGCCCGTCTTCAGACAATAGCACCGATTTTTAGGCAGGATACTGAACTGGTGTCCGACACGCTTAAAAAATACGATGAGTTCGTTTCGTTTACGCTTGCTTTGCACAATGAGACTGCGTCTATCTTTGAAGCGCGGATGCAGGAGCAATATCCGGGCTTTTTCAATACGCAGGTTTTAAAAAATTTGCAACAGCAAAAACAATTCAACGGTATATTATCCGCCGCTCAAACAATCGTTAAACAGCTGATGGCCGTCGGCATTGCGGAATTCCCCGAAAAAGGACTGGAAGGGTTTAATCAGAGTGAAATTACGTTATTGACGCGGAACGGTAATAACCGCGAGTATATCAATATTCAGACAAGCGCGGTTATTAAAAAAGAAAATCTCGATGCCTATATTAAAAATGCAATACGATCGCTGAGTACAAGCCTCGATCCTGAAATAACGGCCGCGCTTATCCGGCCTTTTTTGCAGCCGACTATTATTTATGACGAAAAAGAAACCGAAGTACGGGTGCAGGAAACGCTTAAACAGGTTCAGCCGGTTATCGTAACCATTCAAAAGAATCAAAAGATTATTAAACGCGGATTTATTATTACTACGGAAAATTACCGTCAGCTGCAGGCCTATTCCGATGCGGGAAATTATCTTGACCTGAGTAAATTTTTGGGGCTTTCCGCCTTTATTTTGTGCCTTTATATAGTCGGCGCTTTTATGTTTTCACTGCAGGCAACAGGGGAGCGGTTACAAGAGAGCCGGAAGGTTTTTTTACTGATGATTTCTCTTGCTGTATATCTTATTGTCCTTTTTACGGCAAAAGCGCTGTCCCTCGTACAGGCACTTGATATTATTCCTTTTATTCCCGCCGCGCTTACGGCTATGCTGGTTGCTACGCTTATTTCCACACGAATAGCAATACGGATTGTATTCTTGATTATGCTGATTGTGTTAACTGCGACCGGTTTTAAACTTGAACCGGCGCTTTTTGCACTCTTTTCCGGTTTATCGGCTGTCTCTTTAACGAATTTGACCGGCCGGCGGATGGATTTAATTAAAACCGCATGCCAACTTGCAGTCATCCATCCGATTATTACGTTTGTACTTTGTTCGATGTTTCCCGATTCATACGGCGACTTTGTTTTTGTGTTGTTCGGCTCGGTTATAAACGGCTTTATCAGTGGCATCTTTGTGCTCGGGTTTTTACCTATTTTGGAAGATAGGATGAATACGCCGACCTGCTTCCGCCTGATGGAGCTTTCCGATCTTAACTCTCCGACGATGAAGCAGATGCTGCTCACCGCTTCCGGTACTTATAACCATACGATGATGGTGGCGACATTGGCGGAAGCAGCCTGCCGCGAAATCGGGGCGGATGCGCTTCTGGCGCGGGTAGGCGCGTATTATCACGATATCGGAAAAATGGCAAACAGCGAATACTTTGTCGAAAACCAGACTTCGTATAATAAGCATTTGGATTTAAATCCGCGGCTTTCGGCGGCTATTATCCGCAGTCACGTTAAAATCGGTGTGGAAAAGGCGGAAAGTATGCGGCTGCCCCGCGAAGTTATCGATATTATCGGGCAGCACCACGGTAATTCCTTGGTGCAGTACTTTTATGCAAAGGCAAAAGAGCTCGACCCCAATGTAAGCCCCAAAGATTTTTCGTATCCGGGGCAGCCGCCGCGCACTAAAGAGGCCGCCGTAGTGATGCTTGCCGACGTAAGCGAAGCCGCCTGCCGGACATTAGACCACCCGTCGGTTCCTCGGCTGGAAAAATTTATTGCAAAATTGGTTAAGGGGAAGATGGAATCGGGACAGCTGGATAACTGCGATTTAACATTGCGGGAACTGCGCATTATTCAAGAATCGTTTGTTACTACGCTTGCCGGTTATTATCATTCCCGGATTAAGTATCCGAACCAGAAAGACCCCGATGAAAAAGAAGGCGAGGGCAAAACTGCGGGAGAAAAAAACATGGTACAGGGGGCAGCCGAAAAGACCGCCGACGAAAAATCGGCAGAATCGGAAGCCGCTTCCGAAAAAGAATCGGAGAAAAAATTGGTGCCGCAGGGATTTCCGGTTATGAAAGGTATTTCGCCCGGGGTAAAAAATTATTTGGAGATAGACCTCGGCTTGGAATCACCTGAAACATCTGCATCGGAAGCGGGGCAATCTTCAACCGCTGCGCCGGAGCAAACCGCGGCGCTTACGCCAAATCAACAGGAAGGAAAAGATAACAAGGAAGAACGGAATGAATAA
- a CDS encoding PhoH family protein, whose amino-acid sequence MDTSYTIVLEDRTVLASLCGANDENLHVFETYLGVPVICRGNEVTVVTSDQAVYQRFQKLIDTLLESPEITSESSADFIASCIANSAPQEGAFCPQCIHIPRGIKSVYPKNRKQAALIDSIYANDITFGLGPAGTGKTYIAVALALKLLLSHKVRKLILTRPVVEAGESLGFLPGDLVQKINPYLRPLFDIMETLLPADVLRSMEESNVIEVAPLAYMRGRTLHNAVVILDEAQNTTKEQMKMFLTRMGEGSKLVITGDPSQSDIRGRSESGLVHAVSLIRMIDGIGTVEFSADEVVRHSLVQKIINAYERQ is encoded by the coding sequence TTGGATACCTCATATACAATCGTATTGGAAGACCGGACAGTGCTGGCTTCTCTATGCGGTGCAAATGATGAGAATTTACATGTTTTTGAAACCTATTTGGGCGTCCCCGTCATCTGTCGGGGTAACGAGGTAACGGTAGTAACTTCCGACCAAGCGGTTTATCAAAGGTTCCAAAAACTCATCGACACTCTTTTGGAAAGCCCCGAAATTACCTCGGAAAGCTCAGCTGATTTTATTGCCTCCTGCATTGCCAATAGTGCGCCGCAAGAGGGGGCTTTTTGTCCGCAGTGTATTCATATTCCGCGCGGTATAAAATCGGTTTATCCTAAGAATAGGAAGCAAGCCGCACTGATCGATTCCATCTATGCAAACGATATAACGTTCGGGCTTGGGCCTGCCGGTACGGGAAAAACCTATATTGCAGTTGCGCTTGCACTTAAACTGCTGCTATCGCATAAGGTGCGTAAGCTTATTTTAACCCGTCCGGTGGTGGAAGCCGGCGAAAGCCTCGGCTTTTTACCCGGCGACCTTGTCCAGAAAATAAATCCGTACCTGCGACCGCTGTTCGATATTATGGAAACGCTGCTTCCTGCAGATGTGCTGCGCAGTATGGAAGAGTCAAACGTCATCGAGGTTGCACCGCTTGCGTATATGCGCGGCCGTACACTGCATAATGCCGTTGTTATTTTAGACGAGGCGCAGAATACGACGAAAGAACAGATGAAGATGTTTTTAACGCGGATGGGCGAAGGTTCAAAACTGGTTATTACCGGTGATCCGTCTCAATCGGATATCCGGGGAAGATCCGAATCGGGGCTTGTTCATGCCGTTTCTTTAATCCGTATGATTGACGGGATTGGAACCGTCGAATTTTCTGCGGATGAGGTAGTCCGCCATTCATTGGTACAAAAGATCATTAATGCGTATGAAAGACAATAA
- a CDS encoding AAA family ATPase yields the protein MAIITISRQIASYGDETALELAKSLGYEFIDKKDLEKDLIDRGISKESLAHYDERKPGFWASLPRNRDAYFDYLREIVYGYALKGNSIFIGRGGFALLRGIPGCYAVRLVASDDVRIARLMKEFDWPEKKARALMAESDANREGFHRCFFDMKPEDPTHYRLVINTDFATAHFAANIITYACKEAISPEEEREGLKRIAELLLGQRIVNRIAFKDELPIYFLDAEVSDTQIVLHGVADSVACIDKALKIAEELAEGRSVSTQISIVNEYKPYP from the coding sequence ATGGCAATTATCACAATTTCACGGCAAATAGCTTCTTACGGCGATGAAACAGCCCTAGAGTTGGCTAAATCGCTCGGCTACGAGTTTATTGACAAAAAAGACTTAGAAAAAGATCTGATCGATCGAGGTATTTCCAAAGAGAGCCTTGCCCATTATGACGAGCGGAAACCCGGTTTTTGGGCATCGCTTCCCCGCAATCGCGATGCCTATTTCGATTATTTACGGGAGATTGTCTACGGGTATGCACTGAAGGGAAACAGCATCTTTATCGGTCGCGGCGGTTTTGCGCTACTGCGCGGTATTCCCGGCTGCTATGCGGTACGGCTGGTCGCTTCCGATGATGTGCGGATTGCACGGCTGATGAAGGAGTTCGATTGGCCCGAAAAAAAAGCCCGCGCTTTAATGGCGGAAAGCGATGCCAACCGTGAAGGATTCCACAGATGCTTTTTCGATATGAAGCCGGAAGACCCGACTCATTACCGTTTGGTTATTAACACTGATTTTGCTACCGCACACTTTGCCGCAAATATTATCACTTATGCATGCAAGGAGGCTATTTCCCCTGAGGAAGAACGGGAAGGGCTCAAGCGTATCGCCGAACTTTTGCTGGGGCAGCGGATTGTAAACCGGATTGCGTTTAAAGATGAACTGCCGATTTATTTCCTTGATGCGGAAGTGTCCGACACGCAGATTGTGTTACACGGAGTTGCGGACTCTGTTGCCTGTATCGACAAGGCGCTAAAAATAGCTGAAGAATTGGCAGAGGGACGTTCGGTTTCTACGCAGATCAGCATCGTTAACGAATATAAACCGTATCCGTAA
- a CDS encoding NUDIX hydrolase — translation MQKDLNLSWKPVGKKEICTTRVFTVNEITSLSPQNETKTFSTLSAPEWVIVIPRITDAHGRRYFLMVKQWRHGSSQLSIEFPGGVVDEGETPEQAARRELLEETGKTGRNLTLLGEVYPNPAIMGNKSHVYFADCESDTQAQHLDEDEFLEAEAVPVEEVLSKMGTFPYDHALMCTALFFYLREVDKNFTFKR, via the coding sequence ATGCAAAAAGATCTTAATCTTTCATGGAAACCCGTCGGTAAAAAAGAAATATGCACGACACGGGTATTCACCGTTAACGAAATTACCAGTCTTTCGCCCCAAAACGAAACAAAAACATTTTCGACATTGTCCGCACCGGAATGGGTTATTGTTATACCCCGTATTACCGATGCGCATGGCCGACGGTATTTTTTGATGGTAAAACAGTGGCGGCACGGTTCTTCACAGCTGTCGATTGAATTTCCCGGCGGCGTAGTTGATGAAGGAGAAACTCCCGAACAGGCGGCACGGCGGGAACTGCTTGAAGAAACGGGAAAAACGGGTAGGAATTTAACGCTGCTTGGTGAGGTTTATCCCAATCCTGCAATTATGGGAAATAAAAGCCATGTTTATTTTGCTGACTGCGAATCGGATACGCAGGCGCAGCACCTTGATGAAGATGAATTTTTAGAAGCCGAAGCGGTTCCCGTAGAAGAAGTATTAAGCAAGATGGGAACTTTTCCTTACGACCATGCCTTGATGTGTACCGCTCTTTTCTTTTACCTGCGGGAAGTCGATAAAAACTTCACATTTAAGCGGTAA
- a CDS encoding LysM peptidoglycan-binding domain-containing protein, with protein sequence MKKTAILCTVFFLAGAAFLFAVSYDNNEYQRKSRAYSELAQRAYSEGDYDASIEYSRLAEENAQKSADYIQYMLARIEAEQAMNKARTRYTWAKNNKAEEKYPEAFTTATEALQAGHNAFENEDFDVAVVCAKKVLDALAVVTGDESSFTTLPAQYRIRTWRGERDCLWNIAKDKAIYDNPYLWRKLYEANKDKLPDPNNPDWVEPGIILTIPSLRGEKRSGLYDPAATYEKLPPAKK encoded by the coding sequence ATGAAAAAAACAGCTATTCTTTGTACCGTATTCTTTTTGGCAGGGGCGGCATTTTTGTTTGCCGTATCGTATGACAATAACGAGTATCAACGCAAAAGCCGCGCTTATTCCGAATTGGCACAGCGAGCATATAGCGAAGGTGATTATGACGCTTCGATAGAGTATTCACGGCTTGCTGAAGAGAATGCACAAAAATCCGCCGATTATATTCAATATATGCTTGCCCGTATTGAAGCGGAACAGGCAATGAATAAGGCGCGTACCCGCTATACATGGGCAAAAAACAATAAGGCGGAAGAAAAGTATCCCGAAGCGTTTACAACGGCGACAGAGGCTTTACAGGCAGGCCATAACGCATTTGAAAATGAAGATTTCGATGTTGCGGTTGTCTGTGCAAAGAAAGTTTTGGATGCGCTTGCCGTTGTTACCGGCGATGAATCCTCGTTTACGACTCTGCCTGCCCAATACCGCATCCGTACATGGCGCGGCGAACGGGACTGTTTGTGGAATATCGCAAAAGATAAGGCAATCTACGATAATCCCTATCTGTGGCGGAAATTGTATGAAGCAAACAAAGATAAATTGCCCGATCCTAATAATCCCGACTGGGTTGAACCCGGAATTATCCTGACAATTCCGAGTCTCCGCGGTGAAAAACGCAGCGGACTATATGACCCTGCGGCAACGTATGAAAAATTGCCGCCGGCTAAGAAATAG
- a CDS encoding Fur family transcriptional regulator, giving the protein MKKAVSYKHSKQREALFNLLCSTRTHPTAAWLYDKLREDFPHLSQGTVYRNLNILAEQKRIKIINVDGTFAHFDADMSVHNHVICTRCGKVEDAFMPSDEHCDQMAAEISGYRIDSHRFDFFGLCPDCQRLEYDGVL; this is encoded by the coding sequence ATGAAAAAAGCTGTGTCGTATAAGCATTCAAAACAGCGGGAAGCATTGTTTAACCTTTTATGTTCCACTCGTACGCATCCTACGGCGGCATGGTTGTATGATAAGCTCCGGGAAGATTTTCCTCATCTTAGTCAGGGAACCGTTTACCGCAATCTGAATATCCTTGCAGAACAAAAACGGATTAAGATTATCAATGTCGATGGAACCTTTGCGCATTTTGATGCGGATATGAGCGTTCATAATCATGTCATCTGTACCCGATGCGGCAAGGTTGAAGATGCGTTTATGCCGTCAGATGAACACTGCGATCAAATGGCTGCGGAGATTAGCGGCTACCGTATCGATTCGCACCGTTTTGATTTTTTCGGACTTTGTCCCGATTGTCAGCGTCTTGAATATGATGGAGTTCTATAG
- a CDS encoding leucine-rich repeat domain-containing protein, whose protein sequence is MSENVWENDDFIFKGAELKGMTQKGKDKVKTQGLTDLTIPATAPDGTPITRIGDNAFYRRGLTSVVIPDTVESIGYDAFGVCKLSSVKLPSALKDIEGFAFYRNGLKSVTFGGKETMIEPSAFALNALEELHLPETLELIDTSAFYKNALTAVTIPASVKKINMYAFMKNNIKEVHIPKTVEFLHAHAFEPTTEVKK, encoded by the coding sequence ATGAGTGAAAACGTATGGGAAAATGATGATTTTATTTTTAAAGGCGCCGAATTAAAGGGCATGACGCAGAAAGGAAAGGATAAGGTAAAAACGCAAGGACTTACCGACCTGACCATTCCCGCAACCGCACCGGACGGAACCCCGATTACGCGGATCGGCGACAACGCTTTTTACCGCAGAGGCTTAACCTCTGTCGTTATCCCCGACACCGTAGAGAGCATCGGCTATGATGCGTTCGGCGTATGCAAATTAAGCTCGGTAAAACTGCCGAGTGCGTTGAAGGACATCGAAGGGTTTGCATTCTACCGGAACGGGCTGAAAAGTGTTACCTTCGGCGGTAAGGAAACAATGATCGAACCGAGCGCCTTCGCGCTGAATGCTTTGGAAGAACTCCATCTTCCGGAGACGCTGGAACTGATTGACACGTCAGCCTTTTACAAGAATGCGCTGACGGCGGTAACAATTCCCGCTTCGGTAAAAAAGATCAATATGTACGCTTTTATGAAAAATAATATTAAAGAAGTACACATCCCCAAAACGGTTGAGTTTTTGCATGCTCATGCATTTGAACCGACTACGGAAGTAAAAAAATAA
- a CDS encoding 2-hydroxyacyl-CoA dehydratase subunit D yields the protein METVKDLLEQFKYLANNPRKQLDKYLAAGKKAVGIFPYYAPEEIVYAAGIAPFGVWGGQGPIERAKEYFPTFYYSLALRCLEMALDGTLDGLSASMLTTLDDTLRPLSQNYKVSAGRKIPMIFINHGQHRKEDFGKKYNARIFTKAKEELEKICGVKVTDENLKKAFKVYNENRAEKRRFIKLAASHPQSVKASDRCYVLKSSYFMLKDEHTELLKKLNALLEALPEEKWDGVRVVTSGVITDNPGLLQVFDDYKVCIVADDVAHESRALKVDIDLSIDDPMMALADQFARMDEDPLLYDPDLIKRPAYVVKLAKDNKADGCLLFMMNFDDTEEMEYPSLKQAFSDAKIPLVKVGYDQQMSDFGQVKTQLETFNEIVQLNRM from the coding sequence ATGGAAACAGTTAAGGATTTATTGGAACAATTTAAATATTTGGCAAACAATCCGCGGAAGCAGCTGGATAAATATCTTGCGGCGGGGAAAAAAGCCGTCGGTATTTTCCCGTACTATGCACCGGAAGAAATCGTCTATGCAGCCGGCATCGCGCCGTTCGGCGTATGGGGAGGGCAGGGACCTATCGAACGGGCAAAAGAATACTTCCCCACCTTCTATTATTCGTTGGCGCTGCGTTGTTTGGAAATGGCTTTGGACGGCACCCTCGACGGGTTGTCCGCTTCGATGCTGACAACGCTGGATGACACGCTGCGTCCGCTTTCTCAGAACTACAAGGTGAGCGCCGGGCGGAAAATCCCGATGATCTTTATCAATCACGGACAGCACCGCAAAGAAGATTTCGGCAAAAAGTACAACGCGCGTATCTTTACCAAGGCAAAGGAAGAGCTGGAAAAAATCTGCGGCGTTAAAGTAACCGATGAAAACTTAAAGAAAGCGTTCAAGGTGTATAACGAAAACAGAGCCGAAAAACGCCGCTTCATCAAGCTTGCCGCCTCTCATCCGCAAAGCGTAAAAGCTTCGGATCGATGCTATGTGCTTAAAAGCTCATACTTTATGCTGAAGGACGAGCATACGGAACTGCTGAAAAAGTTGAACGCCTTACTCGAAGCCTTACCGGAAGAAAAATGGGATGGCGTTCGGGTGGTTACCAGCGGCGTTATTACCGACAACCCCGGCTTACTGCAAGTCTTTGACGACTACAAGGTCTGTATCGTTGCCGATGATGTGGCACACGAGTCCCGCGCGTTGAAGGTTGACATCGATTTGTCTATCGACGATCCGATGATGGCTCTTGCCGATCAATTTGCCCGTATGGACGAAGATCCGCTCCTTTACGACCCCGACCTTATCAAGCGTCCTGCCTACGTTGTAAAACTGGCAAAGGATAACAAAGCTGACGGATGCTTACTCTTTATGATGAACTTTGATGACACGGAAGAAATGGAGTATCCATCGCTCAAGCAGGCGTTTAGCGACGCTAAGATTCCGTTGGTAAAAGTCGGATATGATCAGCAGATGTCGGATTTCGGGCAGGTAAAAACACAGCTCGAAACATTCAACGAGATTGTACAGCTCAATCGGATGTAA
- a CDS encoding 2-hydroxyacyl-CoA dehydratase subunit D, with amino-acid sequence MAQKMEKLPNKTPRPIEGHKPAAAVLRDVVDKVYANAWEAKRRGELVGWSSSKFPIELAKAFDLNVVYPENHAASTAAKKDGLRLCQAAEDMGYDNDICGYARISLAYAAGEPTDSRRMPQPDFLLCCNNICNMMTKWYENIARMHNIPLIMVDIPFSNTVDVPEEKVDYLLGQFDYAIKQLEQLTGKKFDEKKFEDACARANRTAAAWLKSCSFMSYKPSPLSGFDLFNHMADIVAARCEEDAAVGFELLAQEFEQSVKENTSTWEYPEEHRILFEGIPCWPALRPLFDPLKDSGVNVTAVVYAPAFGFRYSNIREMAAAYCKAPCSVCIETGVEWRETMAKENGISGALVNYNRSCKPWSGAMPEIERRWKEDLGIPVVHFDGDQADERNFSTEQYKTRVQGLVEIMDERKQDKQAKGEDVYTNFKNTKETDWSKPTLE; translated from the coding sequence ATGGCCCAAAAAATGGAAAAGTTACCCAACAAAACGCCGCGGCCGATTGAAGGGCATAAGCCTGCTGCCGCTGTTTTACGCGATGTGGTAGATAAGGTCTATGCAAACGCGTGGGAAGCAAAGCGGCGCGGTGAATTAGTCGGATGGAGTTCTTCTAAATTTCCAATTGAATTAGCGAAAGCTTTTGATCTTAACGTTGTGTATCCCGAAAATCATGCGGCGTCGACGGCTGCTAAGAAAGACGGATTGCGCCTCTGCCAAGCTGCGGAGGATATGGGATACGATAACGATATCTGCGGTTATGCCCGTATCAGTCTTGCGTATGCCGCAGGAGAACCCACCGATTCGCGCAGAATGCCGCAGCCTGACTTTTTGCTGTGCTGTAACAATATCTGCAATATGATGACTAAATGGTACGAGAATATTGCGCGTATGCACAATATCCCACTCATCATGGTCGACATTCCGTTCTCCAATACGGTGGATGTCCCCGAAGAAAAAGTAGATTATTTACTCGGGCAGTTTGATTATGCCATCAAGCAGCTGGAGCAATTGACCGGAAAGAAATTTGACGAAAAGAAATTTGAGGATGCCTGTGCGCGTGCAAACAGAACCGCCGCCGCTTGGCTGAAATCCTGTTCGTTTATGTCGTATAAGCCGTCTCCGTTAAGCGGATTTGACCTGTTTAACCACATGGCAGACATTGTCGCCGCCCGCTGTGAGGAAGACGCCGCTGTCGGTTTTGAACTCTTGGCACAGGAATTTGAACAATCGGTAAAAGAGAATACCTCTACGTGGGAATATCCGGAAGAGCATCGTATCTTGTTTGAAGGTATTCCGTGCTGGCCGGCGCTTCGTCCCTTGTTTGATCCCTTAAAGGATAGCGGCGTCAACGTAACCGCTGTCGTATATGCTCCGGCATTCGGATTCCGCTATTCGAATATCCGCGAAATGGCCGCCGCGTACTGCAAGGCACCGTGTTCCGTCTGTATCGAAACCGGTGTTGAATGGCGCGAGACCATGGCAAAAGAAAACGGTATCAGCGGCGCTTTGGTCAACTACAACCGCAGCTGTAAACCGTGGAGCGGCGCGATGCCCGAAATTGAACGGCGCTGGAAGGAAGACCTCGGTATTCCGGTCGTCCACTTCGACGGCGATCAGGCTGATGAGCGTAACTTCTCTACGGAACAGTACAAGACGAGAGTGCAGGGCTTGGTAGAAATTATGGACGAACGCAAGCAGGATAAACAGGCGAAGGGTGAGGACGTCTATACCAACTTTAAGAATACCAAAGAGACCGATTGGTCGAAGCCGACGCTGGAGTAG